Proteins from a genomic interval of Paenibacillus sp. RC334:
- a CDS encoding Cof-type HAD-IIB family hydrolase: MSDKKIIFFDIDGTLLDDDKKMPLTAEKAVFALKEQGHEVAIATGRAPFMFKEIREQLEIDSYVSFNGQYVVLRGEVVATNPLNREALQAMTDLALTHNHAIVYMDHANMKANIPNDELVEKSLQTFKAKLSVGYDPLYFQGRDIYQTLLMCTVEEEPFYEAVFKAFDFVRWHPSSVDVVPHAGSKAIGIREITSRLGIADENQYAFGDGLNDVEMLTAVHNSVAMGNGCDEAKAAAKMVTKRADEDGILYGLQKLGLL; the protein is encoded by the coding sequence ATGTCAGACAAAAAAATTATCTTTTTCGATATCGACGGTACATTACTGGACGATGACAAAAAAATGCCACTAACGGCTGAAAAGGCTGTCTTTGCTTTGAAAGAGCAAGGGCATGAGGTAGCCATTGCCACAGGACGCGCGCCTTTTATGTTCAAGGAAATCCGTGAGCAGCTGGAAATTGATTCTTACGTCAGCTTTAATGGGCAATATGTCGTGCTTCGGGGAGAAGTGGTTGCTACCAATCCGTTGAACAGAGAAGCTTTGCAAGCGATGACTGATCTGGCCCTCACACATAATCATGCGATCGTATATATGGATCATGCCAATATGAAGGCTAATATTCCTAACGATGAGCTTGTAGAAAAATCGCTTCAAACGTTCAAGGCCAAGCTTTCGGTTGGATACGATCCGCTTTATTTCCAGGGAAGAGATATTTATCAGACGCTGTTGATGTGTACGGTAGAAGAAGAACCCTTCTATGAAGCGGTATTCAAAGCTTTTGACTTTGTACGCTGGCATCCGAGTTCTGTGGACGTTGTTCCTCACGCTGGCTCCAAAGCAATAGGCATCCGCGAAATTACGTCCAGACTGGGCATTGCCGATGAAAATCAATACGCTTTTGGCGACGGTTTGAACGATGTGGAAATGCTGACGGCTGTACATAATAGTGTCGCAATGGGTAACGGTTGTGATGAAGCCAAAGCCGCAGCTAAAATGGTCACGAAACGCGCAGATGAAGACGGCATTTTGTACGGGCTGCAAAAGCTTGGTTTGTTATAA
- a CDS encoding WXG100 family type VII secretion target, which yields MTKIQVTPEQLDSVASQFANAHGTLNNQLNGLDNTMNNLHSQWDGMERNRFYNDYRTAKYTLSSVLNKVQSIEIELKSIASKFRNADDNPRGFWTALAAAMSASAALESGGVAGNHAGDASKSPKNIDDWDQADADKYQQYEKLLKDAEAIGDKQVMQKIHDQMNVLRLQYEDSVTRTDYNTGETSKITSDSLVAVTELTGKDGTKTDISIDKKGNIVSYEQNNDKYDYWVQEHTQSAGEHALGKTAQTVTGYGIGLILSRGTGVGGAGSSISSGAASGWGEHVVGIGGGMISDKVLFSVPEEGETRTMIYRTDKETGHIENMIIVTKGENEMEYRYWEDYN from the coding sequence ATGACGAAAATCCAAGTCACACCGGAGCAGTTGGATAGCGTGGCCTCCCAATTTGCCAATGCCCACGGAACACTGAATAACCAGTTAAACGGCCTGGATAACACTATGAACAACCTTCACAGCCAGTGGGACGGTATGGAGAGAAATCGTTTTTATAACGACTATCGGACGGCTAAATATACGCTTTCTTCCGTGTTAAACAAGGTTCAATCCATTGAAATTGAGCTGAAAAGCATCGCTTCGAAGTTTAGAAATGCGGATGACAATCCGCGTGGCTTCTGGACCGCGCTGGCGGCGGCTATGAGCGCTAGTGCAGCGCTGGAGAGCGGTGGAGTAGCTGGAAACCATGCTGGGGATGCCTCCAAGTCGCCCAAAAACATAGATGATTGGGATCAGGCTGACGCCGATAAATACCAGCAATATGAGAAACTCCTGAAAGATGCCGAGGCGATTGGAGACAAGCAGGTCATGCAGAAAATCCACGACCAGATGAACGTCCTGCGGCTGCAATATGAGGATTCGGTTACCCGCACAGATTACAATACAGGAGAAACGTCCAAGATCACATCCGATTCTCTCGTCGCCGTCACCGAGCTGACAGGTAAGGATGGCACGAAAACGGATATTTCTATAGATAAAAAAGGAAATATTGTAAGCTACGAGCAAAATAACGACAAATACGATTACTGGGTCCAAGAGCATACCCAATCGGCCGGAGAGCACGCTCTGGGTAAAACGGCCCAGACCGTCACCGGGTATGGAATAGGCCTTATTTTGTCGCGTGGGACTGGCGTTGGTGGCGCAGGTTCGAGCATTAGTTCCGGCGCAGCCTCCGGCTGGGGAGAGCACGTCGTCGGCATCGGTGGCGGCATGATCAGTGACAAGGTGCTATTCTCTGTACCGGAAGAAGGCGAAACCCGCACCATGATCTACCGAACCGACAAGGAAACCGGACATATCGAAAACATGATCATCGTCACCAAAGGTGAGAATGAAATGGAATACCGCTATTGGGAGGACTATAACTAG
- a CDS encoding tellurite resistance TerB family protein, whose translation MSTFKNWLNTTKKDLGDQVKKFKNKDFMEAVVAGCALVAFADGTISPEEKSKMAGYINLSEELKVFDMGEVISRFNHYVANFEFSPEIGKQEALKAIGKLKGKPEVGRLVVGVCSAIGAADGDFDADEQRIVAEICGALGLNPSEFSL comes from the coding sequence ATGAGTACATTTAAAAATTGGCTAAACACGACTAAAAAGGATCTTGGAGACCAAGTTAAGAAGTTTAAAAATAAAGATTTCATGGAAGCTGTTGTTGCGGGTTGTGCGCTGGTAGCCTTTGCTGATGGTACCATTAGTCCGGAAGAGAAATCAAAGATGGCCGGATACATAAATCTCAGTGAAGAATTGAAAGTGTTTGATATGGGAGAGGTCATTAGCCGTTTCAATCACTATGTAGCGAACTTTGAATTTTCGCCTGAAATCGGCAAACAGGAAGCACTCAAAGCGATTGGCAAATTGAAAGGCAAGCCTGAAGTGGGCCGACTCGTCGTTGGCGTATGTAGTGCCATTGGTGCTGCTGACGGTGACTTTGATGCAGATGAACAACGAATTGTCGCTGAAATTTGCGGTGCGCTGGGTTTGAATCCGTCTGAATTTAGTCTGTAA
- a CDS encoding TerD family protein — MAVINLVKGQKIDLTKGNAGLTKVIAGLGWDPVQSKGFFGIKKQPNIDCDASAILLDANGKLTQSDNVVCFHNKKSPCGSIVHSGDNLTGQGDGDDEQIVIDLARIPASVHKVLVVVNIYDCVNRKQDFGMIEKAYIRILDGANSKELVTFNLSDNYEGLTALVCGELYRHNDEWKFAAIGEGTNAVHIDVLAQRYM; from the coding sequence GTGGCTGTAATTAATCTGGTTAAGGGCCAGAAAATTGATTTGACCAAAGGAAACGCAGGTCTAACCAAAGTTATTGCCGGATTGGGATGGGACCCGGTGCAGTCCAAAGGATTTTTTGGCATCAAGAAGCAACCAAATATTGATTGTGACGCTTCTGCCATTTTACTGGACGCAAACGGAAAACTGACTCAATCGGATAACGTAGTATGCTTCCACAATAAAAAAAGCCCATGCGGCTCTATCGTACATTCCGGTGATAATTTGACTGGACAAGGTGACGGTGATGATGAACAAATTGTGATTGACTTGGCACGTATTCCTGCCAGTGTCCACAAAGTGCTTGTTGTTGTAAATATATATGATTGCGTAAACCGGAAACAGGATTTTGGCATGATCGAGAAAGCGTATATCCGCATTCTGGACGGTGCTAATTCCAAGGAACTGGTGACGTTTAATTTATCTGATAATTATGAAGGGCTGACTGCATTGGTTTGTGGAGAACTCTATCGTCATAACGACGAATGGAAGTTTGCTGCCATCGGTGAAGGTACGAATGCCGTACATATTGATGTGCTGGCTCAGCGCTACATGTAA
- a CDS encoding TerD family protein has protein sequence MAINLSKGQKIDLTKTNPGLSKITVGLGWDTNKYDGGKDFDLDVSVFLANAEGKVESDKNFVFFNNPQNENGSVVHTGDNRTGDGDGDDEQIKIDLGSVPANVEKIAFTITIYEAQERSQNFGQVSRAYARIVNEANNEELIRFDLGEDFSIETGVVVGELYRHSGEWKFNAIGSGYQDGLAGLTRDYGLA, from the coding sequence ATGGCAATTAACTTATCCAAAGGTCAAAAGATTGATTTGACGAAAACAAATCCGGGCTTGTCCAAAATCACGGTTGGTTTGGGTTGGGACACGAACAAATACGACGGCGGCAAGGATTTTGACTTGGACGTATCCGTATTTTTGGCTAATGCAGAAGGTAAAGTAGAATCGGATAAGAACTTCGTCTTTTTCAATAACCCACAAAATGAGAACGGTTCTGTCGTTCATACTGGGGATAACCGTACGGGTGATGGTGACGGAGATGACGAGCAAATTAAAATTGATTTGGGTAGCGTGCCAGCTAACGTAGAAAAGATCGCTTTTACGATTACAATCTATGAAGCACAAGAACGCAGCCAAAACTTTGGACAAGTGTCCCGTGCTTATGCTCGTATTGTAAATGAAGCGAACAATGAGGAATTGATCCGCTTTGATCTGGGAGAAGATTTCTCGATCGAAACGGGCGTTGTTGTAGGCGAATTGTATCGTCATAGTGGTGAGTGGAAGTTTAATGCCATTGGTAGTGGCTACCAGGATGGTCTTGCAGGGTTGACTCGCGATTATGGTTTGGCGTAA
- a CDS encoding TerD family protein: MTISLSKGQRIDLTKTNPGLTRVVVGLGWDTNKYSGGADFDLDASAFLLYEDGKAKAADDFVFYNNPTGGAGSVTHTGDNRTGEGDGDDEQIIVDFSKIPANIHRIGITVTIYDYEARAQNFGQVSNAFVRVVDAATDREVLRYDLGEDFSTETAVVFCEFYRQNADWKFQAIGSGFAGGLGALAKNYGLDAQ, translated from the coding sequence ATGACCATTAGTCTTTCCAAAGGACAACGCATTGATCTGACCAAAACCAATCCTGGCTTGACCCGTGTTGTCGTAGGTCTTGGATGGGATACGAATAAATACAGCGGTGGCGCTGACTTTGACCTGGATGCTTCGGCTTTCCTGCTTTATGAAGACGGCAAAGCAAAAGCTGCTGATGATTTTGTATTTTACAACAATCCAACTGGCGGAGCAGGATCAGTGACCCATACAGGCGATAACCGCACAGGTGAAGGGGATGGGGATGACGAGCAAATCATCGTTGATTTTTCGAAGATTCCTGCGAACATCCACCGTATCGGGATCACGGTTACCATTTATGATTACGAGGCACGTGCGCAAAACTTTGGTCAAGTGTCCAATGCTTTCGTACGTGTGGTAGACGCAGCGACGGATCGTGAAGTGCTGCGCTACGATTTGGGAGAGGATTTCTCAACCGAAACGGCCGTGGTATTCTGTGAATTTTACCGTCAGAATGCGGACTGGAAATTCCAGGCGATCGGCAGTGGCTTTGCTGGTGGATTGGGTGCGCTTGCTAAAAACTATGGCTTGGACGCTCAATAA
- a CDS encoding TerD family protein produces the protein MAVIVVKGQKADLTKTNPGLTQVNVGIGWESPAALELDTSAFLLGSGGKVSSDEDLIFYNNPTTPFITYSDGQQSGDKKQFALDLTRIPANIEKIAFTLTIYDADQKRQNFGQVQGGFIRFAHPVSGEVLRFNLDSGFTVETAIVIGELYRHNGEWKFNAIGAGFSGGLDALCVNFGIEVENNPAPPPVPTPPPTPQPVPTPPPAPPAPKPEPSATPVNLNLRKIELKKKGDTINLKKGSGGLGEILINLNWNQVQQSKGFFSRGSKGVDLDLGCLYEMKDGDKGVVQALGEAFGSLNRFPYIALDGDDRTGSVKTGENLRINGAKISEIKRILVFTFIYEGVTNWSQADGVVTLYQKDGPDIVVHLNEHDNRKGMCAIAMLQNVNDETFSIERLVQFYGGHRELDRAHNWGMRWSQGSK, from the coding sequence ATGGCTGTTATCGTAGTAAAGGGACAGAAGGCGGATTTGACGAAAACGAATCCGGGTCTGACCCAGGTCAACGTAGGGATCGGCTGGGAGTCCCCAGCGGCTCTGGAACTGGATACTTCGGCATTTTTGTTAGGCTCTGGAGGAAAAGTGTCAAGCGATGAGGATTTAATTTTTTATAACAATCCGACCACGCCCTTTATCACATATTCAGACGGACAACAGTCCGGTGACAAAAAGCAATTTGCCCTTGATCTGACGCGAATTCCTGCAAACATCGAGAAGATTGCGTTCACGCTGACGATTTATGATGCGGATCAGAAACGGCAAAATTTTGGACAGGTTCAAGGCGGGTTCATTCGTTTTGCTCATCCGGTTAGCGGAGAGGTTTTGCGGTTTAATTTGGACAGCGGATTTACAGTGGAAACGGCCATTGTCATTGGTGAACTGTATCGTCATAACGGGGAATGGAAATTCAACGCGATTGGCGCAGGTTTTTCCGGTGGATTGGATGCGTTGTGCGTTAATTTTGGGATTGAAGTGGAAAATAATCCGGCTCCGCCGCCAGTGCCTACACCACCTCCAACTCCTCAGCCAGTACCAACACCGCCGCCAGCACCTCCTGCTCCGAAGCCAGAGCCATCTGCAACACCGGTGAATCTGAATCTGCGCAAAATTGAGCTGAAGAAGAAGGGCGACACCATCAACCTGAAAAAAGGCTCAGGTGGATTGGGAGAAATCCTGATCAATCTGAACTGGAATCAGGTGCAGCAGAGCAAGGGCTTTTTCAGTCGTGGCTCCAAGGGTGTCGATCTGGATCTGGGCTGCTTGTATGAGATGAAGGACGGGGACAAAGGTGTTGTTCAGGCGCTGGGTGAAGCTTTCGGCTCGCTGAATCGCTTTCCATACATTGCTTTGGACGGCGACGACCGTACTGGTTCTGTGAAAACAGGGGAAAATCTCCGCATCAACGGTGCTAAAATTTCTGAAATCAAGCGAATTTTGGTGTTTACCTTCATCTATGAAGGGGTCACGAACTGGTCACAGGCGGACGGGGTAGTCACGTTGTACCAGAAGGACGGACCGGACATTGTCGTTCACCTGAATGAACATGACAACCGCAAGGGGATGTGTGCGATTGCCATGCTCCAAAACGTGAACGATGAGACGTTCAGCATTGAAAGACTCGTGCAGTTCTATGGCGGTCATCGTGAGTTGGATCGTGCACATAACTGGGGCATGCGCTGGTCGCAGGGTAGCAAATAA
- a CDS encoding TerC family protein: MLNDLFKNISENYGHFFSWSDVVATLSDPVSWGIIGTLILLEGLLSADNALVLAVMVKHLPKEQQKRALFYGILGAYIFRFLAIGLGTFLIKFTLIKVLGAAYLLYIAYKGLFKSESDGEVKNKPTSFWKTVLMVELMDIAFSIDSVIAAFGVSEQVWVLFLGGIIGVLMMRGVAQVFLKLIDKFPELEQTAFILIAIIGGKMLAAAFGFHMSQVLFFGILIAVFVGTMFISSAKRKKKADEEA, translated from the coding sequence ATGTTGAATGATTTATTTAAAAATATCAGCGAGAACTACGGCCATTTCTTTTCATGGAGTGATGTTGTAGCTACGCTTTCTGACCCGGTGAGTTGGGGGATTATTGGAACTCTCATTTTGCTGGAAGGTCTTTTGTCGGCGGATAACGCCTTGGTTCTCGCAGTTATGGTTAAGCATTTACCGAAGGAGCAACAGAAGAGAGCCTTATTTTACGGGATTTTGGGTGCGTATATATTCAGGTTCCTCGCGATCGGCTTGGGTACATTCCTGATTAAGTTCACGCTGATTAAGGTGCTGGGTGCGGCTTATCTGCTCTATATCGCTTATAAGGGCTTATTCAAGTCCGAAAGTGACGGAGAAGTGAAAAACAAACCTACTTCTTTCTGGAAAACCGTATTAATGGTCGAGCTGATGGATATTGCCTTCAGTATTGACAGTGTCATTGCCGCTTTTGGTGTAAGCGAACAGGTATGGGTTCTGTTCCTGGGTGGTATTATCGGCGTTCTGATGATGCGCGGTGTTGCACAAGTGTTCCTCAAGCTCATTGATAAATTTCCGGAACTGGAACAGACAGCCTTTATTTTGATCGCCATTATCGGGGGTAAAATGCTGGCTGCTGCTTTTGGCTTTCATATGTCGCAGGTTTTATTCTTTGGCATTTTGATTGCCGTCTTTGTAGGCACCAT